One genomic segment of Microvirga ossetica includes these proteins:
- a CDS encoding adenylate/guanylate cyclase domain-containing protein: protein MDVAQWLRSLGLAQYEQAFRDNAVDADTLPRLTSDDLKELGVHAVGHRRKLLDALARLDGSPAHSANTGAEAERRQLTVMFCDLVGSTALANALDPEEYRPILSAYHEACARTVTEFGGFVAKYMGDGVLAYFGYPQAHEDDAVRAVRAGLALTEVVARVPVLSGVDPLRARVGIATGLVVVGDLVGAGSSQERSVVGDTPNLAARLQSLAPPGAVVIAPATKRLLGNEFNLSDLGPQNLKGFAAPVAAWQVLGTSAVESRFEAHGTGDTPLIGRSEELRLLAQRWQQARGGGGQVAWLSGEAGIGKSRVAREFRDRLRSEPHADVQCQCSPFFSNSPLHPFVERIERDAGFRLDDPPGARLVKLETLLARATDEILAIAPVFAGMLSLPVGDRYGPSPYDPGQQRELTIEALIGYLLGLARRRPLLLLIEDVHWADPTTREVLDRLVDCVRSERVLVLITARPEFSPGWRARPDVTLLPLAGLSQRETAELAGAIAGHAELPPDVIRQILERTDGVPLFVEELTKAVLERESGAVPATLHNSLMARLDRVPAVKAVAQQASVIGREFSYDMLAGIDPQGEPGLQAALRQLVSAGLVSTRGTRSGATYTFKHALVRDAAYGSLLKSRRQNLHARIAEVLERGYPDVVARQPELVAHHLSEARLPERAVSYWQRAADHAARRQAHQEAIAHCLRGLEMVSLISDPGLRDRHELRLQVRLGNSATSANGYSAPEVGRALYRARGLCTELGDERLMHPILVGLFLFHVNKADLRTAEKLGVELLALGDTRNDRVLQVDGHKTLLNARYKLGKFVAAQEHFERGMRLYEEDPWPAALLEQFDDPGPHLLVIGGCVLWVRGYPDRARRAVAAAIALGHRGGHHLSTAHAVHLSGHLAELMDDWDGVRKANETTMALATEWGLSGLRHQVSLRERLVAVAVHDDPEQMEFKRQHPQPGFARSLHDGVLARAYGRRGAPEEGLQVIEESLAWAEETGSQFFDAELHRLRAGLLLRMQRRDKAEFSYRKALEVARGQGAWLWALRAACDLARMLRDQGRQAHAHDLLAPIHGWFTEGFDVIDLQRAKALLEDLSRRVPSIR, encoded by the coding sequence GTGGATGTCGCACAGTGGCTACGAAGCCTTGGACTGGCGCAGTATGAACAGGCCTTCCGCGACAATGCCGTGGATGCCGACACCCTGCCGCGGCTCACCTCCGATGATCTGAAGGAACTCGGCGTTCATGCCGTCGGCCATCGCCGCAAGCTCCTGGACGCCCTTGCACGCCTCGATGGCTCGCCAGCCCATTCCGCCAACACCGGCGCAGAAGCGGAGCGGCGGCAACTGACGGTGATGTTCTGCGATCTCGTCGGATCGACAGCCCTCGCAAACGCTCTCGATCCCGAAGAGTACCGCCCAATCCTCAGCGCCTATCATGAAGCCTGCGCCAGAACGGTCACCGAGTTCGGCGGCTTCGTGGCGAAGTACATGGGCGACGGCGTGCTCGCGTATTTCGGCTATCCGCAGGCTCACGAGGATGATGCCGTCAGGGCTGTCAGGGCCGGGCTGGCCCTGACGGAGGTGGTGGCGCGCGTTCCGGTTCTGTCCGGCGTGGATCCGCTGCGCGCCCGGGTCGGGATCGCCACGGGCCTGGTGGTGGTAGGCGACCTGGTCGGCGCGGGTTCGTCCCAGGAACGCAGTGTCGTGGGCGACACTCCGAACCTTGCGGCGCGGCTCCAGAGCCTTGCGCCGCCGGGCGCAGTGGTGATTGCGCCAGCGACCAAGCGGTTGCTCGGTAACGAATTCAACCTCAGCGACCTCGGTCCCCAGAATCTGAAGGGTTTTGCTGCCCCCGTCGCGGCTTGGCAGGTGCTCGGCACCAGCGCCGTCGAGAGCCGCTTTGAGGCCCATGGGACCGGGGACACGCCCTTGATCGGGCGAAGTGAGGAACTGCGGCTCCTGGCACAGAGATGGCAACAGGCCAGGGGTGGAGGCGGGCAGGTGGCGTGGCTGTCCGGCGAAGCCGGGATCGGCAAATCGCGGGTCGCGCGCGAGTTCCGCGACCGCTTGCGATCAGAGCCGCACGCCGATGTGCAGTGCCAGTGCTCACCCTTCTTCAGCAATTCTCCCCTGCATCCGTTCGTGGAGCGGATCGAACGGGATGCCGGGTTCCGGCTGGACGATCCGCCTGGCGCGCGACTGGTGAAGCTGGAGACCCTCCTGGCCCGGGCGACGGATGAAATCCTGGCCATCGCGCCTGTGTTCGCCGGGATGCTCTCGCTCCCCGTTGGCGATCGATACGGTCCATCCCCGTACGATCCAGGACAGCAGCGGGAACTGACAATCGAGGCGCTGATCGGGTATCTGCTTGGTCTCGCCCGAAGGCGGCCACTCCTCCTGCTGATCGAGGATGTCCACTGGGCCGACCCAACGACTCGTGAGGTGTTGGACCGACTGGTCGACTGTGTGAGGTCCGAGCGCGTCCTGGTGCTGATCACCGCCCGGCCAGAGTTCTCGCCCGGGTGGCGCGCGCGGCCGGACGTCACGTTGCTCCCGCTGGCTGGCCTGTCGCAGCGCGAGACTGCCGAACTCGCTGGAGCGATTGCAGGCCATGCGGAACTGCCCCCGGACGTGATCCGCCAGATCCTTGAGCGGACTGACGGCGTGCCGCTCTTCGTCGAGGAACTGACCAAGGCCGTGCTGGAGCGCGAGTCCGGCGCCGTTCCGGCCACGCTGCACAACAGCCTCATGGCACGCCTTGATCGGGTCCCGGCCGTGAAGGCTGTGGCCCAGCAGGCCTCCGTGATCGGTCGGGAGTTCAGCTATGACATGCTGGCCGGCATTGACCCACAGGGCGAACCCGGGTTGCAGGCTGCGCTTCGGCAGCTCGTCTCAGCCGGGCTGGTTTCCACGCGCGGCACACGCTCCGGCGCGACCTACACCTTCAAGCACGCGCTGGTGCGCGACGCCGCCTATGGGAGCCTGCTCAAGAGCCGCCGGCAGAACCTGCATGCGAGGATCGCAGAGGTGCTCGAACGAGGCTACCCCGATGTGGTTGCCCGCCAGCCCGAACTCGTCGCCCACCACCTGAGCGAGGCGCGCCTGCCGGAACGGGCGGTCTCCTACTGGCAGCGTGCCGCGGATCATGCCGCGCGCCGGCAGGCTCATCAGGAGGCGATCGCGCACTGCCTGCGGGGACTTGAGATGGTCAGCCTTATTTCCGACCCCGGACTGCGCGACCGGCACGAACTGCGGTTGCAGGTGCGCCTGGGAAACTCCGCCACCAGCGCCAACGGCTATTCAGCGCCAGAGGTCGGGAGGGCGCTGTACCGGGCGCGGGGTCTCTGCACGGAGTTGGGCGACGAGCGGCTGATGCACCCCATCCTGGTCGGGCTCTTCCTCTTCCATGTGAACAAGGCAGATCTGCGCACGGCCGAGAAACTTGGTGTCGAGCTCCTGGCGCTGGGTGATACCCGGAATGATCGTGTTCTCCAGGTCGATGGCCACAAGACACTGCTGAACGCGCGCTACAAGCTCGGGAAGTTCGTGGCGGCGCAGGAGCATTTCGAGCGAGGGATGCGCCTCTATGAGGAGGATCCCTGGCCCGCGGCCCTGCTCGAGCAGTTTGACGATCCAGGACCGCACCTGCTGGTGATCGGCGGATGCGTGCTGTGGGTCCGGGGCTACCCGGACCGTGCCCGGCGCGCGGTGGCCGCTGCCATTGCGCTCGGTCACCGCGGCGGGCACCACCTGAGCACCGCCCATGCGGTCCACCTGTCGGGGCACCTGGCTGAGTTGATGGACGACTGGGACGGCGTCAGAAAGGCCAACGAGACGACCATGGCCCTTGCCACGGAGTGGGGCCTCTCCGGATTGCGGCACCAGGTGAGCTTACGCGAGCGCCTCGTGGCGGTGGCCGTGCACGACGATCCGGAGCAGATGGAGTTCAAGCGCCAGCATCCGCAGCCGGGGTTCGCGCGCTCGTTGCACGACGGCGTGCTGGCACGGGCCTACGGTCGTCGGGGTGCGCCCGAGGAGGGTTTGCAGGTCATCGAGGAATCCTTGGCCTGGGCCGAGGAAACGGGCAGTCAGTTCTTCGATGCCGAGTTGCACCGCCTCCGCGCTGGACTGCTCCTGCGCATGCAGCGCAGGGACAAGGCCGAATTCAGCTATCGCAAGGCCTTGGAGG
- a CDS encoding RHE_PE00001 family protein gives MSNAHFGLRFSIPDEETGKVFPLPEIPWEKIVGRLEKIALEVKSFDARLEASGLAAGWQSRCDMNEAVRALILDGYLVDIGDLVLHDAGMDVRSPTHELTRAASALRARRTAMVRKAPWPISYDGLAALRGIGPVKADEPKAKGKRKIDPDDEEAYPAFANDADPWEAHFAEIDALLDRTDKVLAGETPLPKSRSHLVYDPDQDEAENEDAWLDVVKRVSHWPAVAAAAVAWDAWLDLNLYTRQPWLGLIMAASILRARGLTSHLLPLAAGFKQSKFRPQGREGTLEKLQGFCQVLEEAVEIANKDLERLILAQQLMNRVADKCRSNSSLPGLVNLFLSRPLVTVPLGAKLLKVTPKAVDLMLLQLGGALPRELTGRRRYRAWGIV, from the coding sequence GTGTCGAACGCGCATTTCGGGCTGCGGTTCTCAATTCCCGACGAGGAGACGGGAAAGGTCTTTCCACTCCCGGAAATTCCGTGGGAGAAAATCGTCGGCCGGCTGGAGAAGATCGCGCTCGAAGTTAAATCCTTCGACGCTCGCCTTGAGGCATCCGGGTTAGCCGCCGGCTGGCAATCCCGGTGCGACATGAACGAGGCGGTCCGCGCCCTGATCCTAGATGGCTACTTGGTCGATATCGGCGATCTGGTGCTGCATGACGCTGGCATGGACGTGCGGAGCCCAACCCACGAGCTCACGCGGGCTGCTTCAGCCTTAAGGGCGCGACGGACTGCAATGGTTAGGAAGGCGCCCTGGCCGATTTCCTACGACGGCTTGGCGGCTCTGCGTGGGATTGGACCGGTGAAAGCCGATGAGCCGAAGGCCAAGGGCAAAAGGAAGATCGATCCGGACGATGAGGAGGCCTATCCAGCCTTCGCCAACGATGCCGATCCGTGGGAAGCGCATTTTGCGGAAATCGACGCGCTTCTCGATCGGACGGACAAGGTTCTGGCCGGAGAGACTCCGCTGCCTAAGAGCCGATCCCATCTCGTCTACGATCCGGATCAGGACGAGGCCGAGAATGAAGATGCCTGGCTTGATGTGGTAAAGCGGGTTTCCCACTGGCCGGCCGTCGCCGCGGCCGCCGTCGCCTGGGACGCCTGGCTCGATCTGAACCTCTACACCCGGCAGCCGTGGCTCGGACTGATCATGGCCGCGTCGATCCTCCGGGCTCGAGGACTGACAAGCCACCTCCTGCCTCTGGCCGCTGGGTTTAAGCAATCGAAATTCCGGCCGCAGGGCAGGGAAGGGACCCTCGAAAAGCTGCAGGGTTTCTGCCAGGTGCTCGAAGAGGCCGTTGAGATCGCGAACAAGGATCTGGAGAGGCTGATCCTCGCTCAACAGCTCATGAACCGTGTGGCCGATAAATGCCGCAGCAATTCCAGTCTGCCTGGGCTCGTGAACCTATTCCTGTCGCGCCCTCTGGTGACGGTGCCGCTGGGCGCGAAACTGCTCAAAGTGACACCCAAGGCTGTGGACCTGATGCTCCTGCAGTTGGGCGGTGCGTTGCCAAGAGAGTTGACCGGCCGACGCCGCTATCGGGCTTGGGGAATCGTCTAG
- the repB gene encoding plasmid partitioning protein RepB, with translation MARDLQAILKANLEQTDEVESPKTVVQMPKQPQPNVDEKRSRFAAMMTEGRAPVGAMGAALENMKGQSEAEISALKAQIESGQTIVEIETDKIDRSFVSDRMDESDDALTSLKEQIKSQGQIVPILVRPHPGIAGRYQIAFGHRRVAAAAALGIKVRAVVKDLSDEDLVIAQGQENNERLDLSYIERARFAATLEERKFTRATIMAALSVRKGDLSSLISIASKIPVDIIDAIGRAPGIGRPRWLDFLELILGANSVDRAREIIKKPDFVKLESDERFLTLFAKLSKKERAAPQNLASESSFWKAPDGRRLARVNDTETKYTLQIDKSIEPEFGSFVFSMLDELYAAYKANKQ, from the coding sequence ATGGCACGCGACTTGCAGGCAATTTTGAAAGCCAACTTGGAACAAACCGACGAGGTGGAAAGCCCGAAGACGGTTGTCCAGATGCCAAAGCAACCGCAGCCGAACGTTGACGAGAAGCGTTCCAGGTTCGCTGCTATGATGACTGAAGGCCGCGCTCCTGTAGGAGCGATGGGAGCTGCCCTTGAGAACATGAAAGGGCAATCAGAGGCTGAGATTTCAGCTCTCAAAGCTCAGATCGAGTCCGGCCAAACCATCGTCGAGATCGAAACTGACAAAATCGACAGATCCTTTGTATCTGACCGAATGGACGAATCCGATGACGCCTTGACTAGTCTGAAAGAGCAGATCAAGAGTCAGGGGCAAATTGTCCCCATCCTTGTGCGACCTCATCCAGGGATCGCGGGGCGGTACCAGATCGCATTTGGTCATCGCCGTGTTGCTGCCGCGGCAGCCCTGGGCATCAAAGTCAGAGCCGTCGTCAAAGATCTGAGCGATGAAGATCTGGTGATTGCCCAAGGTCAGGAGAACAACGAGCGTCTAGATCTTTCCTACATCGAGCGAGCACGGTTTGCGGCGACACTAGAGGAGCGCAAATTCACACGCGCGACGATTATGGCAGCTCTTTCCGTCAGAAAGGGTGATCTATCATCACTCATCTCTATCGCAAGCAAGATCCCTGTAGATATCATTGATGCAATCGGGCGGGCGCCAGGCATTGGAAGACCTAGGTGGTTGGACTTCCTTGAACTTATTCTGGGAGCTAATAGCGTCGACCGAGCCCGTGAAATCATCAAGAAACCAGACTTTGTGAAGCTCGAATCCGACGAGAGATTCCTGACACTCTTTGCGAAGCTGTCAAAGAAGGAGCGTGCGGCTCCGCAGAATTTGGCCTCAGAGTCCAGCTTCTGGAAAGCTCCGGATGGGCGTCGTCTCGCAAGAGTCAATGATACAGAGACGAAGTACACCCTGCAGATAGATAAGAGTATCGAGCCGGAGTTTGGTTCATTCGTCTTCTCAATGCTGGACGAACTCTACGCAGCCTACAAAGCCAACAAGCAGTGA
- the repA gene encoding plasmid partitioning protein RepA has product MALAQQKTEVPVNENQWVDELIGIHARDLSKQLQSQRLALYPPLARKTLRKFTSGEAAKILGVADAYLRQLSLEGKGPQAEMLPNGRRQYSLEDLHALRQYLDETGKSDRRYMKHRTGSEHLQVISCVNFKGGSGKTTTSAHLAQYLALQGYRVLAVDLDPQASLSALHGIQPEFDVDPNHTLYGSIRYDGEQRHPEEIIRKTYFPGLDIIPANLELMEFEHETPKALMDRQNPSTPFFKRIGMSLKAVEENYDVVVIDCPPQLGFLTLAALSASTSMVVTVHPQMLDVMSMCQFLTMASEMLRVVRENGGSMKYDFTRYLITRFEPGDGPQSQMVDFMRTMFGQHVLLNAMVKSTAISDAGLTKQTIYEVSREQFTKSTFDRAIDAMNNVNSEIEALIKQAWGRV; this is encoded by the coding sequence ATGGCTCTGGCGCAACAGAAAACTGAGGTACCCGTAAACGAGAACCAGTGGGTGGATGAACTGATTGGCATTCATGCAAGGGATCTCTCCAAACAACTTCAATCCCAACGCCTTGCTCTCTATCCACCGCTCGCTCGCAAAACTCTTCGCAAGTTCACATCTGGTGAGGCTGCCAAGATCCTCGGTGTCGCCGATGCCTACCTGCGTCAGCTCTCCCTGGAAGGGAAGGGGCCCCAAGCCGAAATGCTGCCGAATGGCAGAAGGCAGTATAGCTTGGAAGATCTCCATGCACTTCGGCAGTATCTTGATGAAACGGGCAAGTCCGACCGGCGCTATATGAAGCACCGAACTGGAAGCGAACATCTGCAGGTCATTTCCTGCGTAAATTTCAAGGGTGGAAGCGGAAAGACCACCACCTCTGCTCATCTTGCTCAATATCTTGCCCTGCAAGGATATCGGGTTCTGGCTGTCGATCTCGACCCTCAGGCAAGCCTCTCGGCACTCCATGGCATTCAGCCAGAATTCGATGTTGATCCAAACCATACCCTTTACGGATCGATCCGCTACGATGGAGAACAGCGACATCCGGAGGAGATCATCCGGAAAACCTACTTCCCTGGCCTCGATATCATCCCGGCTAATCTTGAACTCATGGAGTTCGAGCACGAGACGCCTAAGGCGCTAATGGACCGGCAGAATCCATCAACGCCCTTCTTCAAGCGCATCGGCATGAGCCTCAAGGCCGTTGAGGAGAATTATGACGTCGTCGTAATCGATTGCCCACCGCAACTTGGGTTCCTCACGCTTGCGGCGCTTAGCGCCTCCACGTCGATGGTCGTCACTGTTCATCCCCAAATGCTCGACGTCATGTCGATGTGCCAGTTCCTCACGATGGCTTCTGAAATGCTTCGCGTCGTCCGGGAAAATGGCGGCAGCATGAAGTACGATTTTACGCGCTACCTGATCACTCGATTCGAGCCGGGCGACGGACCTCAGAGCCAAATGGTCGACTTCATGCGTACGATGTTCGGACAGCACGTTCTGTTGAATGCTATGGTGAAAAGCACCGCGATTTCGGACGCCGGTCTGACAAAGCAGACCATCTATGAGGTGTCACGGGAGCAGTTCACAAAATCCACGTTCGACCGCGCAATCGATGCGATGAACAATGTGAATAGCGAGATTGAGGCACTTATCAAGCAGGCCTGGGGGAGGGTCTAA
- a CDS encoding IS1380 family transposase, with the protein MTDDTTPTFSFPAVSRKKITAAFDGGRLSSDGGVMLLAQAERRLGIAERLAGFIPDRRTPTRVRHAVADMIRARIFAIACGYEDCNDFGPLRTDPAFKLACGHLPETGADLASQPTLSRLENAPTIRDAIRLTYALIDQWMESYATAPDGVVLDIDDTCDVVHGHQQLSLFNAHYDERCFLPIHVYDSATGRPVAIVLRPGKTPSGVEVRAHLRRLVRRIRTRWPLTHITIRGDSHYARPEAMDFCEQNGISYIFGLAGTRPLTTKVQDVADAVRTQRAVEDRDVVRGFAETTHRARSWSCERRAVARIVATRLGLDIRFVVTNLIGTSPRVIYESLYCARGQAENWIKFHKAQLASDRTSCRRAVANQVRLVLHTAAYWLMLAVREAIPAARDLARAEFVTLRLRLLKIAVRVQETTSRIRLAFASCCPDADLFRRLASALAPQPRAASP; encoded by the coding sequence ATGACGGACGATACAACCCCGACGTTCTCGTTTCCAGCCGTATCCCGCAAGAAGATCACCGCTGCTTTCGACGGTGGGCGCCTGTCGTCGGACGGTGGCGTCATGCTCCTCGCCCAGGCCGAGCGCCGGCTCGGGATCGCCGAGCGGCTCGCTGGTTTCATTCCAGACCGGCGCACTCCAACCCGCGTCAGGCATGCTGTGGCGGACATGATCCGCGCCCGCATCTTCGCCATCGCCTGCGGCTATGAGGATTGCAACGACTTCGGCCCGCTGCGGACGGATCCGGCCTTCAAGCTCGCCTGCGGGCACTTGCCCGAGACGGGTGCGGATCTGGCCTCGCAGCCCACCCTCTCCCGGCTGGAGAACGCTCCGACAATCCGCGATGCGATCCGGTTGACCTATGCTCTGATCGATCAGTGGATGGAAAGCTACGCCACCGCGCCGGACGGGGTGGTGCTGGATATCGACGATACCTGCGATGTCGTGCATGGGCATCAGCAGCTGTCACTGTTCAACGCCCATTATGATGAGCGCTGCTTTCTGCCGATCCATGTCTACGACAGCGCCACCGGCCGCCCCGTCGCCATCGTGCTGCGGCCGGGCAAGACGCCCTCGGGCGTGGAGGTGCGGGCGCACCTGCGCCGGTTGGTGCGCCGCATTCGCACGCGCTGGCCGCTCACCCACATCACGATCCGCGGCGACAGTCACTATGCCCGTCCCGAGGCCATGGACTTCTGCGAGCAGAACGGCATCAGCTACATCTTCGGTCTGGCTGGCACGAGGCCGCTGACAACTAAGGTGCAGGATGTCGCCGATGCGGTGCGCACCCAACGGGCGGTAGAAGATCGTGACGTCGTCCGTGGCTTTGCCGAGACGACGCACCGGGCCAGGAGCTGGTCGTGCGAGCGTCGCGCGGTTGCCCGCATCGTGGCCACCCGCCTGGGGCTCGACATCCGCTTTGTCGTCACCAACCTGATCGGGACGAGCCCGCGCGTCATCTATGAGAGCCTGTACTGTGCCCGCGGTCAGGCCGAGAACTGGATCAAGTTCCACAAGGCGCAACTCGCCTCCGACCGGACCTCGTGCCGGCGGGCCGTGGCCAACCAGGTTCGGCTCGTGCTGCACACGGCCGCGTACTGGCTGATGCTGGCGGTGCGGGAGGCCATCCCGGCGGCACGCGATCTCGCCCGGGCGGAGTTCGTGACGCTGCGGCTGCGCCTGCTCAAGATCGCCGTGCGGGTGCAGGAAACCACCAGTCGCATCCGGCTGGCCTTTGCCTCCTGTTGCCCGGACGCCGACCTCTTCCGCCGCCTTGCGAGCGCTCTGGCACCCCAGCCCCGGGCGGCCTCGCCCTGA
- a CDS encoding toxin-antitoxin system TumE family protein: MKAKLLLRERHQTADDAFVELRVWRVPNSVRGSEHEYKYALAYIVKGICVLRYDNEAGKGDHKHVGSVETGYRFTTPAQLLADFWRDVDQWRPE, from the coding sequence ATGAAGGCCAAACTCCTGCTCCGTGAGCGCCACCAAACAGCAGATGACGCGTTCGTTGAGCTTCGGGTCTGGCGGGTTCCGAATTCGGTGCGCGGGTCGGAGCACGAGTACAAGTACGCGTTGGCCTATATCGTGAAGGGCATTTGCGTGCTCCGCTACGACAACGAAGCCGGGAAGGGCGATCACAAGCACGTCGGGTCGGTTGAGACCGGCTACCGCTTTACGACACCGGCCCAACTACTCGCCGACTTCTGGCGTGACGTCGATCAATGGAGGCCCGAATGA
- a CDS encoding MarR family transcriptional regulator, whose translation MTTVTLSVASREDVTRRALAAFGGEAQGAHISFASVELLWQTLTKKRWEILKMMTGQGPLTIREIARRLERDVKAVHGDVHALLEAGIIDRTDEKLVVFPYDAVHVDFMLKAA comes from the coding sequence ATGACCACCGTGACCCTTTCTGTTGCTTCCCGCGAGGATGTGACCAGGCGCGCCCTTGCGGCCTTCGGGGGTGAGGCTCAGGGCGCGCACATCTCGTTCGCTTCCGTCGAACTCCTCTGGCAGACGCTGACGAAGAAGCGCTGGGAGATCCTCAAGATGATGACAGGGCAGGGTCCCTTGACGATCCGCGAGATCGCCCGCCGCCTCGAGCGTGATGTGAAGGCCGTGCACGGGGACGTCCATGCGCTTCTGGAGGCCGGCATCATCGACCGGACTGACGAGAAACTCGTCGTCTTTCCCTATGACGCGGTTCACGTCGACTTCATGCTAAAGGCCGCTTGA
- a CDS encoding recombinase family protein produces the protein MAPSPIKKRLIGYARVSTEDQAHDAQLDELRAVGCAEIHQEHGSGASRARPVLLRLLREIKADEVLVVVRLDRLARSVSHLLEVIETLEARKAHFRSLRDPIDTSTPQGIFSLQVLGAVAQLERSLISERTRAGIMAAKARGKKPGNPGMRERRPEAIRKIALAREKVYLDELIVGADQWMPTVQRMRPHHPWEDVVRVLHDNGQAWTVARLRRAVGKLVSQHMADPALLRPAPRKNPEDRLMTLIAGIAMADPHRSLRDIGAQLERMRERTPRGGLTWSASSVKKQLDLAKKHGLALPSVAQGDR, from the coding sequence ATGGCCCCCTCCCCTATCAAGAAGCGCCTCATTGGCTACGCCCGTGTGTCTACTGAGGATCAGGCGCACGATGCCCAACTCGATGAACTGCGTGCTGTTGGCTGTGCCGAGATCCACCAGGAGCATGGCTCCGGGGCAAGTCGAGCTCGGCCGGTGCTGTTGCGGCTCCTCCGTGAGATCAAGGCAGATGAGGTTTTGGTTGTGGTGCGGCTTGATCGACTGGCGCGCTCGGTGAGCCACCTTCTCGAGGTCATTGAAACCTTGGAGGCCAGGAAGGCACATTTCCGGTCCCTGCGCGACCCCATCGACACCTCGACCCCGCAAGGTATTTTTTCCTTGCAGGTTCTCGGCGCCGTTGCGCAGCTCGAGCGCTCGCTGATCTCAGAGCGAACACGAGCTGGCATCATGGCCGCCAAGGCGCGAGGCAAGAAGCCAGGCAATCCGGGCATGCGCGAACGCAGGCCGGAGGCCATCCGCAAGATCGCCCTCGCCCGTGAGAAGGTCTACCTCGACGAGTTGATTGTCGGTGCCGACCAATGGATGCCAACGGTTCAGCGGATGCGGCCGCACCATCCTTGGGAAGATGTTGTCCGGGTCTTGCATGACAACGGTCAAGCGTGGACGGTAGCGCGGTTGCGGCGTGCGGTCGGCAAACTCGTGTCGCAGCATATGGCGGACCCTGCCCTCCTCCGCCCTGCCCCACGCAAAAACCCGGAGGACCGGCTCATGACGCTGATCGCCGGCATCGCCATGGCCGATCCACATCGGTCGCTGCGGGACATCGGCGCGCAACTCGAGCGCATGCGGGAACGGACGCCGCGCGGCGGCCTCACATGGTCAGCCTCGTCAGTGAAGAAGCAACTTGATCTGGCGAAGAAGCACGGACTTGCGCTCCCGTCAGTGGCTCAGGGCGATCGCTGA
- a CDS encoding endonuclease/exonuclease/phosphatase family protein has translation MVWLARTLLVVIAAAAATASVGQEFRTVTLMSWNVENLFDTVDDPANPFDDTFLPKAVKDARPGHEAHCRQFTPIPAFARECRDIDWTDDKLRRKLQAIADVIRAVRPQPDVIILPELENPAILARLNTEFLAGLGYTTEIELDTTVTDLDRGIDVGILSRLPSASPPTAHKVEFGTDSDLCRATRDIVAAPLALPDGRALHLYAVHFPSGGNPIECRERAMRTLNALSAALPADAIAVAGGDFNFPCNEPQGDLFGRLLSEGRWTVPPEVRTGCDEPGSNKFRNARPGNRSWFTWSFLDFFLVSDSLLTERPSPVGWFANLGSFRTAVVSAQQVETNDQGFVSPRRYDFDAGSGISDHWPVLIELVTRP, from the coding sequence ATGGTGTGGCTCGCCCGAACCCTGCTTGTCGTGATCGCGGCTGCCGCCGCAACAGCGTCAGTGGGTCAGGAGTTCCGGACCGTCACGCTGATGTCCTGGAACGTCGAGAACCTCTTCGACACAGTCGATGATCCTGCCAATCCCTTTGACGATACCTTCCTGCCCAAGGCGGTGAAGGACGCGCGCCCGGGGCACGAAGCACACTGCCGGCAGTTCACCCCCATTCCAGCCTTTGCCCGGGAGTGCCGCGACATCGACTGGACGGACGACAAGCTCCGCCGCAAGCTCCAGGCCATCGCCGACGTGATCCGCGCAGTGCGTCCGCAGCCCGACGTCATCATCCTGCCGGAACTCGAGAACCCGGCCATTCTCGCGCGCCTGAACACCGAGTTCCTGGCCGGTCTGGGCTACACGACAGAAATCGAACTCGACACGACGGTCACCGACCTCGACCGTGGCATCGATGTCGGCATCCTCTCGCGCCTGCCCTCCGCCTCCCCGCCCACGGCCCACAAGGTGGAGTTCGGGACTGACAGCGACCTGTGCCGGGCGACGCGGGACATCGTGGCGGCCCCGCTCGCCCTGCCGGATGGCCGCGCGCTCCACCTGTATGCCGTCCACTTCCCGTCCGGCGGCAATCCGATCGAATGCCGCGAGCGTGCCATGCGGACGTTGAACGCTCTTAGCGCGGCGCTGCCCGCAGACGCCATCGCGGTTGCAGGCGGGGACTTCAACTTTCCCTGCAACGAGCCGCAGGGCGACCTGTTCGGGCGGCTCCTGTCCGAGGGCCGCTGGACCGTCCCGCCCGAGGTCAGGACCGGCTGCGACGAGCCCGGCTCCAACAAGTTCCGCAACGCGCGGCCTGGCAACCGCTCCTGGTTCACCTGGTCGTTTCTCGATTTCTTCCTGGTCTCCGACAGCCTGCTGACGGAGAGACCGAGCCCGGTGGGCTGGTTCGCCAATCTGGGAAGTTTCCGGACGGCCGTTGTCTCAGCCCAGCAGGTCGAAACGAACGATCAGGGCTTCGTGTCGCCGCGCCGCTACGATTTTGATGCGGGCAGCGGTATCTCCGACCACTGGCCCGTGCTGATCGAGCTCGTCACGAGACCCTGA